In one window of Coprobacter tertius DNA:
- the trmB gene encoding tRNA (guanosine(46)-N7)-methyltransferase TrmB, with the protein MGKNKLQKFEDMSSYPHVFQFPFSVLREKGFEMKGKWNHSFFGNNNPIVLELGCGKGEYAVGLARKYPEKNFIGIDIKGARMWTGARQSLEEKLSNVAFLRTSIELIPFFFANDEVSEIWITFPDPQMKKVRKRLTSTRFMELYRQILTENGIIHLKSDSNFMYTYTCEMIKANHYPVLFCTDDLYNSCIHDDILEIKTFYEQQWLERGLSIKYIKFICENREQLIEPDVDIEYDPYRSFNRSKRSRNKIKDDHKENEL; encoded by the coding sequence ATGGGTAAAAATAAGTTGCAGAAATTCGAAGATATGAGTTCCTATCCTCATGTGTTCCAGTTCCCGTTCTCGGTACTCCGTGAAAAAGGTTTTGAAATGAAAGGAAAATGGAATCACTCTTTTTTCGGCAATAATAATCCGATCGTTCTGGAACTTGGTTGTGGAAAGGGCGAATATGCAGTAGGACTGGCTCGCAAATATCCTGAAAAAAACTTTATCGGAATAGATATAAAAGGCGCTCGTATGTGGACCGGAGCCCGGCAATCCCTCGAAGAAAAATTATCGAATGTCGCTTTTTTGCGTACATCAATAGAACTAATACCTTTTTTTTTCGCAAACGATGAGGTCTCCGAAATATGGATCACTTTTCCTGATCCACAAATGAAGAAAGTAAGAAAAAGACTGACTTCTACCCGGTTTATGGAACTATACCGGCAAATTCTGACCGAAAATGGAATTATACACCTGAAAAGCGACAGTAATTTTATGTACACTTATACTTGCGAGATGATTAAAGCCAATCATTATCCCGTATTATTCTGTACCGATGATTTATATAACAGCTGCATACACGACGACATATTAGAAATAAAGACCTTTTACGAACAACAATGGCTCGAAAGAGGTCTCTCCATTAAATATATAAAATTTATTTGTGAGAATCGCGAACAACTCATTGAACCTGATGTTGACATTGAATACGATCCTTACAGAAGTTTCAACCGCAGTAAAAGAAGTCGAAACAAAATAAAAGACGATCACAAAGAGAACGAATTATAA
- a CDS encoding Mrp/NBP35 family ATP-binding protein — MALYPKLIIDALSKVRYPGNGKDLVSAGMVEDDIRIDGNKVSFSLIFDKPNDPFMKSVVKSAETAILTYIGEEVDIKGNIQVKAKQLNRPEPGKLLPQVKNVIAVSSGKGGVGKSTVAANLAVALAQQGYKVGLLDADIFGPSVPKMFGVEEERPVAEEIGGRDLIVPIEKYGVKLLSIGFFVNKDSAIVWRGGMASNALKQLIADGNWGDLDYFILDLPPGTSDIHLTLVQTLAISGAIVVTTPQEVALADARKGIDMFTNEKVGVPVLGLVENMSWFTPVELPQNKYYLFGKEGGKRLAEEMGIKLLGQIPVVQSICEGGDNGKPVALDKTSVTGIAFADLAQNVVKSTEERNTTLAPTQIVETDKKG; from the coding sequence ATGGCCCTTTATCCAAAACTAATAATCGATGCACTTAGTAAAGTGCGCTACCCCGGAAACGGGAAAGACCTTGTTTCTGCAGGAATGGTAGAAGATGATATACGGATTGATGGAAATAAGGTAAGCTTTTCGCTTATCTTTGACAAACCGAATGACCCGTTTATGAAATCGGTAGTCAAATCCGCCGAGACTGCAATTCTTACTTATATCGGTGAAGAAGTGGATATCAAAGGAAATATTCAAGTAAAAGCGAAACAGCTGAATAGGCCCGAACCGGGAAAATTATTGCCTCAGGTAAAAAATGTCATCGCTGTATCTTCAGGAAAAGGAGGGGTGGGTAAATCTACGGTTGCCGCTAATTTAGCTGTTGCTTTAGCTCAACAAGGATACAAAGTAGGTTTACTCGATGCAGATATTTTCGGACCTTCGGTACCCAAAATGTTCGGTGTTGAAGAAGAACGACCGGTTGCAGAAGAAATAGGAGGACGTGATTTAATCGTCCCTATTGAAAAATATGGCGTAAAACTCCTTTCTATCGGTTTTTTTGTAAATAAAGATAGTGCTATCGTCTGGAGAGGAGGAATGGCCAGCAATGCTCTGAAACAACTCATAGCCGACGGAAATTGGGGCGATCTCGACTACTTCATACTCGATCTCCCTCCAGGAACAAGTGATATACACCTTACCTTAGTCCAAACTCTCGCAATATCAGGAGCTATAGTCGTTACGACTCCTCAGGAAGTTGCCCTTGCCGATGCTCGTAAAGGGATAGATATGTTTACTAATGAAAAAGTAGGCGTACCGGTTCTTGGACTTGTCGAAAACATGTCTTGGTTTACTCCCGTTGAATTGCCCCAAAACAAATACTACCTTTTTGGTAAAGAAGGTGGTAAACGGCTGGCCGAAGAAATGGGAATAAAACTTCTCGGGCAAATTCCTGTTGTACAAAGTATTTGTGAAGGAGGAGACAACGGAAAACCAGTTGCTCTCGATAAAACATCTGTTACCGGCATAGCTTTCGCAGACTTAGCTCAAAATGTTGTAAAATCGACAGAAGAGAGAAATACCACACTTGCCCCGACTCAAATCGTAGAAACCGACAAAAAAGGATAA